In one Corallincola holothuriorum genomic region, the following are encoded:
- the rnr gene encoding ribonuclease R: MNKPHQDPELASEQAKYENPIPSRTYLLSLFEASSAPLSYDEVKAQLDLQGEDQSIALKRRLRAMERDGQLVFNRSKKYALPERLNLIKGTVIAHREGFGFVRPETASGKGEDLFLHDRQMATVLHGDKVLVQEVGTDRKGRKEARVVRVVEERNPEIVGRYFVENGMGFVVADDTRINQDILIPPEDKLGARHGQIVVCQITTRPTQRFNAMGKVIEVLGEHMAPGMEIEIALRNYDIPHEWPKDVKRQIKKVGEEVPEEAKGDRVDLRDLPLVTIDGEDARDFDDAVYCEKKRSGGWRLWVAIADVSYYVRPDTALDNEAQNRGNSVYFPNQVIPMLPEKLSNGLCSLNPQVDRLCMVCEMTVSAKGQLSGYKFYEAVMNSHARFTYNKVAAILDGDEKLNEQYATQVPHLQELHRLYCALKGARQQRGAIEFETVESRFIFNAQRKIEEIVPVERNDAHKMIEECMILANVASARFVGKHKEPALYRVHQSPGQERLQNFRRFIGELGLNLSGDDKPTPSDFGALVSQIEGRPDQELIQTMLLRSMQQAIYDADNEGHFGLALAAYSHFTSPIRRYPDLLLHRALKYLVAKETHGDQKQRWTPTGGYHYQTEEMDLFGPQCSMTERRADDATRDVDAFLKCEYMQDHVGDELFGVISSVNSFGFFVRLNDLLIDGLVHVSTLKNDYYQFDQVHHQLIGENSHTRYRLGDTVCVKVVGVNLEDRKIDFELAGENATANKGRSGSGRNSSGKGRGKSGGAGRNKAGASRGKSGGKAVSERDKMKAGIVAPSKKGKAGGRGKKGKNSGMSAAQRSAAAALGGGKAKKKPAKKKRK, from the coding sequence GTGAATAAACCGCATCAAGATCCGGAATTGGCCTCGGAACAGGCTAAATACGAAAATCCTATCCCTAGCCGCACCTATCTTCTTTCTCTGTTTGAAGCCAGCTCGGCTCCCCTCTCTTATGATGAAGTGAAGGCACAGTTGGATTTGCAGGGCGAGGATCAGAGTATCGCTTTGAAACGCCGTCTTCGAGCAATGGAACGAGATGGTCAGCTGGTGTTTAATCGCAGTAAAAAATATGCGCTGCCAGAACGACTGAACTTGATTAAAGGTACAGTGATCGCTCACCGCGAGGGGTTTGGTTTTGTCCGGCCAGAAACGGCCAGTGGCAAAGGAGAAGACCTGTTCCTGCATGACCGCCAGATGGCCACAGTGCTGCACGGCGATAAGGTGCTGGTACAAGAGGTCGGCACTGACCGAAAGGGGCGCAAAGAAGCCCGTGTGGTTCGTGTGGTGGAGGAGCGCAATCCGGAGATTGTCGGGCGTTACTTTGTGGAAAATGGCATGGGCTTTGTGGTGGCCGATGATACCCGTATTAATCAAGATATTCTGATCCCACCGGAAGATAAATTAGGCGCTCGGCATGGTCAGATCGTCGTTTGTCAGATCACAACTCGACCGACGCAACGTTTCAATGCCATGGGTAAGGTGATCGAGGTGCTGGGCGAGCATATGGCGCCGGGCATGGAGATCGAGATCGCCCTGCGCAACTATGATATCCCCCATGAGTGGCCGAAAGATGTTAAGCGGCAGATAAAAAAAGTGGGTGAAGAGGTACCGGAAGAGGCCAAGGGCGACCGAGTAGATCTGCGTGACTTACCGCTTGTTACCATTGATGGTGAAGATGCTCGCGACTTTGACGACGCCGTCTATTGTGAGAAAAAACGCTCCGGCGGTTGGCGCCTGTGGGTAGCCATTGCCGATGTTAGCTATTACGTGCGACCCGATACCGCATTGGATAACGAAGCGCAGAATCGTGGCAACTCAGTCTACTTTCCGAATCAGGTGATCCCCATGTTGCCTGAGAAGCTCTCCAATGGGCTTTGCTCTTTGAATCCGCAAGTCGATCGCCTCTGTATGGTGTGCGAGATGACGGTGAGTGCGAAGGGGCAGCTATCCGGATATAAGTTTTATGAAGCGGTCATGAATAGCCATGCTCGTTTCACCTACAACAAAGTTGCTGCCATTCTTGATGGCGATGAGAAACTGAATGAGCAGTACGCGACTCAGGTTCCTCACTTGCAAGAGTTGCATCGTCTGTATTGTGCTTTAAAAGGTGCGCGCCAGCAGCGTGGTGCCATCGAATTTGAAACAGTAGAAAGCCGTTTCATTTTTAATGCGCAGCGGAAAATTGAAGAGATAGTGCCGGTGGAGCGCAATGACGCCCACAAGATGATCGAAGAGTGCATGATCTTGGCAAATGTTGCCTCTGCCCGCTTTGTCGGTAAGCACAAAGAGCCAGCACTGTATCGCGTGCATCAATCTCCGGGGCAAGAACGGCTGCAGAACTTCCGGCGCTTTATTGGTGAGTTAGGTCTTAACTTGAGCGGTGATGATAAGCCTACACCGTCTGATTTCGGTGCCCTGGTCAGTCAGATTGAGGGGCGACCAGATCAGGAGTTGATCCAAACCATGTTGCTGCGCTCGATGCAGCAGGCTATCTATGATGCTGATAATGAAGGTCATTTTGGCCTAGCGTTGGCTGCATACAGTCACTTTACCTCGCCGATCCGCCGCTATCCGGATCTTCTACTCCATCGGGCGTTGAAGTATCTGGTGGCGAAAGAAACTCATGGCGATCAAAAGCAGCGCTGGACACCCACCGGCGGCTATCACTATCAGACCGAAGAGATGGATCTGTTTGGCCCTCAGTGCTCGATGACCGAGCGCCGTGCCGATGATGCGACCCGTGATGTTGATGCGTTTCTGAAATGTGAGTATATGCAGGATCACGTTGGTGACGAGTTGTTCGGTGTGATCTCGTCGGTGAACAGTTTTGGCTTCTTTGTGCGTTTGAATGATCTGTTGATCGATGGTTTGGTTCATGTCTCTACGTTGAAGAATGACTACTATCAGTTTGATCAGGTGCACCATCAGCTGATTGGTGAAAACAGCCATACACGTTATCGCCTCGGAGATACTGTTTGCGTCAAAGTGGTGGGGGTCAACCTTGAAGATCGTAAGATCGACTTTGAACTGGCGGGTGAAAACGCCACGGCGAATAAAGGACGTAGCGGCAGTGGTCGTAACTCCAGTGGTAAAGGGCGTGGCAAGAGTGGTGGCGCTGGACGGAATAAAGCGGGTGCCTCTCGTGGCAAAAGCGGCGGAAAAGCGGTCAGTGAGCGAGACAAGATGAAAGCCGGTATTGTTGCGCCATCGAAGAAAGGTAAAGCCGGAGGCCGCGGTAAGAAGGGTAAGAACTCTGGTATGTCTGCGGCGCAGCGCTCAGCCGCTGCTGCGCTTGGTGGCGGTAAAGCGAAGAAAAAACCAGCCAAGAAAAAGCGTAAATAG
- the rlmB gene encoding 23S rRNA (guanosine(2251)-2'-O)-methyltransferase RlmB, with protein MNQSDLIFGIHAVAAALKKSPEQFIELYLLKGRLDEKLTEIVNLGQRNGISVQQMSRKALDDKTAGATHQGVVARIKPAPALNEHDLDKILERTEQPFLLILDGVTDPHNLGACLRCADAAGVDAVVVPRDKSASLNATVRKVACGAAESVPLVAVTNLARTMRHLQDAGVWIVGTAGETDTNLYQTKLVGPMAIAMGAEGKGLRRLTREHCDELVKLPMAGTVSSLNVSVAAGICLYEVVRQRQS; from the coding sequence GTGAATCAGTCTGATCTTATATTTGGCATTCATGCCGTTGCGGCGGCGTTGAAGAAATCGCCAGAACAGTTTATTGAGCTTTACCTGTTAAAAGGTCGGCTAGATGAAAAACTGACTGAGATAGTTAATCTCGGTCAGCGCAACGGTATCTCGGTGCAACAGATGTCCCGTAAAGCGTTGGATGATAAAACGGCTGGTGCTACTCACCAAGGGGTCGTGGCACGTATTAAGCCCGCGCCTGCCCTCAATGAGCATGATCTGGATAAGATCCTTGAACGCACTGAACAGCCGTTTTTGTTGATCTTGGATGGCGTGACCGATCCGCACAATCTTGGCGCGTGTCTACGATGTGCAGATGCCGCCGGTGTGGATGCCGTGGTGGTGCCTCGGGATAAATCCGCCTCACTTAACGCTACCGTGCGTAAAGTCGCCTGTGGCGCTGCTGAGTCAGTACCGTTGGTGGCTGTCACCAACCTGGCTCGTACCATGCGACATCTGCAAGATGCGGGCGTGTGGATCGTAGGGACCGCTGGAGAAACGGACACCAACCTTTATCAAACCAAGTTGGTTGGGCCAATGGCGATTGCCATGGGCGCAGAAGGCAAAGGCTTGCGCCGTTTGACCAGGGAGCATTGCGATGAGCTGGTTAAGTTGCCGATGGCGGGGACAGTCAGCAGCCTAAATGTATCAGTGGCTGCGGGTATCTGTTTGTATGAGGTGGTGCGTCAGCGTCAATCTTAA
- a CDS encoding HIT domain-containing protein → MFELDPCLEQDSVFIIDLPLCQLRMENDQRFPWLLLIPRQQGLVEVTELSAAQQQQLIQESCRVSNALKKLTGCKKINVASLGNVVAQLHWHVVARFESDAAWPGPVWGAGEAQPWNEKERDEFIAALLHQLNLSAP, encoded by the coding sequence ATGTTTGAGTTAGATCCATGCTTAGAGCAAGATTCTGTTTTCATTATCGACCTGCCGCTTTGTCAGCTACGCATGGAAAATGATCAACGCTTTCCCTGGCTGCTACTGATCCCCCGTCAACAAGGCCTGGTCGAAGTCACCGAGTTGTCAGCAGCGCAACAACAACAGCTCATACAAGAGAGCTGTCGGGTCTCTAACGCGCTGAAGAAACTCACCGGTTGCAAAAAGATAAATGTGGCCAGTTTAGGTAACGTCGTGGCCCAACTGCATTGGCATGTGGTGGCGCGTTTTGAATCCGATGCAGCCTGGCCTGGACCTGTGTGGGGCGCTGGCGAAGCACAGCCCTGGAACGAAAAAGAGCGCGACGAGTTTATCGCCGCGCTCTTACATCAATTAAACTTATCCGCGCCCTAA
- a CDS encoding cation:proton antiporter, giving the protein MAIEQMIIALIMLLAASLFSEPVAQWLRLPHTLLLVFIGFIGSELVLLAGYDTGLRADTFQHLVVFVFLPILIFEAAFAINAQALIRLLLPIMSLAIIGVLLTTAVIGAALYYAIGHPQGFPWSSALLAGVLLAATDPVAVVTQLKSLGAPERLAIMLEGESLFNDATAIVLFSVLLLIASGGSQMNASDALLEFLRVFLGGAAIGAVIGLVGVWIMHKLVSFPQRAQLTLLLAYGSFSAAEMWLHVSGVMAVLICGLLVGNLSQRQTEGASFRTQQPSLHERLHQLWGLLGYLANGLLFLLMGITITLNMFTERYLAMMIGIFAILLARGLSIPFSLAIARLIRGPKITLQEQRIMHWGGLRGAITLVLALSLPTSIEGWWTIQSIAYGVVIFTLLVQAPSMPWLLRKSGLNRKK; this is encoded by the coding sequence ATGGCAATTGAGCAGATGATCATCGCCTTAATCATGTTGTTAGCTGCTAGCCTGTTTTCAGAACCTGTCGCTCAATGGTTACGCCTGCCCCATACTCTGCTGTTAGTATTTATTGGATTCATTGGCTCAGAGTTAGTATTGCTTGCTGGCTATGATACGGGGCTTCGTGCCGACACTTTTCAACACCTAGTGGTGTTTGTCTTTCTACCGATTTTGATTTTTGAAGCAGCATTTGCCATCAATGCTCAGGCACTGATAAGGCTACTCCTACCCATCATGAGTCTGGCAATCATTGGGGTACTGCTGACCACCGCGGTCATCGGTGCTGCACTGTATTACGCCATCGGTCATCCGCAAGGCTTTCCCTGGAGCTCAGCACTGTTGGCAGGGGTACTACTCGCCGCTACAGATCCTGTCGCTGTCGTCACACAACTAAAGTCATTGGGCGCGCCCGAGCGCTTAGCGATCATGCTTGAGGGTGAAAGCCTATTTAATGATGCCACCGCCATCGTCTTGTTCTCCGTACTATTGCTGATCGCCAGTGGCGGTAGCCAGATGAATGCAAGCGATGCCTTGCTTGAGTTTCTCCGCGTGTTTCTCGGTGGGGCAGCCATCGGCGCTGTCATTGGTCTTGTTGGCGTGTGGATTATGCACAAGCTAGTCAGTTTTCCGCAACGGGCACAGCTAACCCTGCTGCTGGCATACGGCAGCTTTAGTGCAGCTGAGATGTGGTTGCACGTGTCCGGCGTGATGGCGGTACTGATCTGTGGCCTGCTGGTGGGGAATCTAAGCCAACGACAAACCGAGGGTGCCTCTTTCCGCACGCAGCAGCCATCACTCCATGAACGCCTGCACCAATTGTGGGGGCTACTTGGCTACTTGGCCAACGGCCTGCTGTTTTTGTTGATGGGTATTACGATCACCCTAAATATGTTCACTGAACGCTACCTGGCGATGATGATTGGCATCTTCGCTATTTTGCTGGCTCGCGGATTGAGCATTCCATTCAGCCTGGCGATTGCCAGACTGATACGCGGCCCCAAAATAACACTACAAGAGCAACGCATTATGCACTGGGGGGGCCTCCGCGGCGCCATAACGTTGGTGTTGGCTCTCTCACTACCCACCTCGATTGAAGGCTGGTGGACCATCCAATCAATTGCTTACGGTGTGGTGATCTTTACCTTGCTGGTTCAAGCCCCCAGCATGCCATGGCTACTGCGTAAAAGTGGTTTAAACCGGAAAAAGTGA
- the rpsF gene encoding 30S ribosomal protein S6 has translation MRHYEIVFMVHPDQSEQVPGMIERYTGVITAAGGQVHRLEDWGRRQLAYPIDKLHKAHYVLMNVEATAESVDELETAFRFNDAVLRNMVMKTKSAVTEQSPMAKARDERPARRDDRDERPARREEAAPAPAAAPAPAAEAPAAEEAPKAE, from the coding sequence ATGCGTCATTACGAAATCGTTTTTATGGTTCATCCGGACCAAAGCGAGCAAGTACCAGGCATGATCGAGCGTTATACTGGCGTGATCACTGCTGCAGGCGGTCAAGTACACCGTCTTGAAGATTGGGGTCGTCGTCAACTGGCTTACCCAATCGACAAGTTGCACAAAGCACACTACGTCCTGATGAACGTAGAAGCGACTGCTGAAAGCGTAGACGAGCTGGAAACAGCTTTCCGCTTCAACGACGCTGTGCTGCGCAACATGGTTATGAAAACCAAAAGCGCTGTTACTGAGCAGTCACCAATGGCTAAAGCACGTGACGAGCGTCCAGCCCGTCGTGACGACCGTGACGAACGTCCGGCTCGCCGCGAAGAAGCTGCGCCAGCTCCAGCTGCTGCACCAGCTCCGGCTGCTGAAGCCCCTGCGGCTGAAGAAGCGCCAAAAGCTGAGTAA
- the priB gene encoding primosomal replication protein N, translating into MDADNRLVLTGTVVTTPAMSRSPAGVPHCEFALEHQSQQMEADFPRRAWCYVTVIASGHGIQPQTVNLTKGSVANVTGFISHHRTPNGVGKLVLHAQQIEMIA; encoded by the coding sequence ATGGACGCTGATAATCGTTTGGTGTTGACCGGAACGGTCGTAACGACACCGGCGATGAGCAGAAGTCCGGCTGGCGTTCCCCACTGCGAATTCGCACTGGAACATCAGTCTCAGCAGATGGAAGCGGATTTTCCACGTCGTGCTTGGTGTTACGTAACCGTTATCGCCAGCGGGCATGGAATTCAGCCCCAGACTGTAAATTTAACTAAGGGTAGTGTGGCTAATGTGACTGGCTTTATCAGCCATCATCGAACACCAAATGGTGTAGGAAAATTAGTATTACATGCCCAACAGATTGAAATGATTGCTTAG
- the rpsR gene encoding 30S ribosomal protein S18, with the protein MARFFRRRKFCRFSADGVTEIDYKDIQTLKGYITESGKIVPSRITGTSAKYQRQLARAIKRARYLALLPYSDTHK; encoded by the coding sequence ATGGCTCGTTTTTTCCGCCGCCGTAAATTCTGCCGCTTTAGCGCAGATGGCGTCACAGAAATTGATTACAAAGATATCCAGACACTCAAAGGTTACATCACTGAGAGTGGCAAAATCGTGCCTAGCCGTATTACCGGCACTAGCGCAAAGTACCAGCGTCAGCTGGCACGCGCTATTAAACGTGCACGTTACCTGGCTCTGCTGCCTTACAGCGATACGCATAAGTAA
- the rplI gene encoding 50S ribosomal protein L9, with amino-acid sequence MQIILLDKIANLGGLGDQVTVKAGYARNYLIPTGKAVPATKANVAVFEERRSELEAKLASQQATAQARADKLSALEDVVIASKAGDEGKLFGSIGTRDIADAISAAGVDVVKSEVRLPLGTIRNTGEYDIDVQVHSEITATVKLSVVAEA; translated from the coding sequence ATGCAAATTATTCTTCTTGATAAAATTGCTAACCTGGGTGGCTTGGGCGACCAAGTAACCGTTAAGGCTGGCTACGCACGTAACTACCTGATCCCTACCGGTAAGGCAGTTCCTGCAACTAAAGCTAACGTGGCTGTATTCGAAGAGCGTCGTAGTGAGTTGGAAGCTAAATTGGCTTCACAACAAGCGACTGCGCAGGCTCGTGCAGACAAGCTGAGCGCCTTGGAAGATGTGGTTATCGCATCTAAAGCTGGTGACGAAGGCAAACTGTTCGGTTCTATCGGTACTCGCGACATCGCTGACGCCATCTCCGCCGCTGGCGTTGATGTTGTTAAGAGCGAAGTTCGTCTGCCGCTGGGCACTATTCGCAACACTGGCGAATACGACATCGACGTTCAGGTTCACAGTGAAATCACTGCGACCGTTAAACTGAGTGTTGTTGCTGAAGCCTAA
- a CDS encoding rhodanese-like domain-containing protein — protein sequence MKRILVAICALWSSWVAAGEIQLISQQEWLALAENNPQQILLDVRSAEEYAAGHIPGAINISYDELDKRWQELDGEQQELIVVYCRSGRRAGIAEALLQAKGFTQLRHLEGDLIGWKAANLPLATTELAQAE from the coding sequence ATGAAACGGATCCTTGTCGCTATATGTGCCTTATGGAGCAGTTGGGTAGCCGCTGGTGAAATTCAGCTTATTTCGCAACAGGAATGGTTAGCGTTAGCTGAGAATAACCCTCAGCAGATCCTGTTGGATGTACGTAGCGCGGAAGAGTATGCCGCCGGTCATATTCCTGGGGCGATAAATATCTCTTATGATGAGTTAGATAAGCGCTGGCAGGAGCTCGACGGTGAGCAACAAGAGTTGATTGTGGTTTATTGCCGCAGTGGCCGCCGGGCAGGGATCGCTGAAGCCTTATTGCAAGCCAAGGGGTTTACTCAACTGCGTCATCTGGAGGGCGACTTAATTGGCTGGAAAGCCGCTAACTTGCCTTTGGCCACGACAGAGCTGGCACAGGCTGAGTAG
- a CDS encoding 2Fe-2S iron-sulfur cluster-binding protein: protein MAKVQFQDATIEINPDQSLLEALLSADKNIPNSCRSGLCQSCLVQCTDGHIPHPAQKGLSTAEIETKHLLACQCYPSTDMTVQLPDSGDRKIAATVVEKTQLPGQVIRLRLHAKLDYKPGQYVNLWRDESTIRSYSLASVPALEEHLEFHIRVQPEGRFSGWMQESLQVGDELQLQGPNGLCFYTAGDPAQPMLLAGIGTGLAPLWGIARDALKQGHSGPIHLYTGARNADNLYLHEEIAALAAAHDNLHYQVSLLETDTPSDAKTIDQLIASQHDALNGYRVFLCGSPQRVNKLRKLCFLKGASMQAIQCDLFQPAA, encoded by the coding sequence ATGGCTAAAGTGCAATTTCAAGACGCCACAATAGAGATAAACCCAGACCAATCGCTACTCGAAGCCCTGCTGTCCGCTGACAAAAACATCCCCAACAGCTGCCGCTCCGGTCTTTGCCAAAGCTGCTTAGTCCAGTGCACTGACGGCCACATTCCCCACCCTGCTCAGAAAGGTCTATCGACAGCTGAAATTGAAACCAAACACTTGCTTGCCTGTCAGTGCTATCCCAGTACCGATATGACGGTGCAGCTCCCGGACAGTGGTGACCGCAAGATTGCCGCCACCGTAGTAGAAAAAACCCAACTTCCCGGCCAAGTCATCCGCCTTCGGCTCCATGCCAAACTCGACTATAAACCGGGGCAATACGTTAACCTTTGGCGCGATGAATCAACGATCAGGAGTTACTCCTTAGCCAGTGTTCCCGCTCTCGAAGAACACCTGGAATTTCATATTAGAGTGCAACCTGAAGGGCGTTTTAGCGGCTGGATGCAGGAATCTCTTCAGGTTGGCGATGAGCTACAACTACAAGGCCCGAATGGCCTTTGCTTTTACACTGCTGGCGACCCCGCTCAACCTATGCTGTTGGCAGGCATTGGCACGGGCTTAGCGCCATTGTGGGGAATTGCTCGTGATGCTTTAAAACAGGGGCATAGCGGCCCGATCCATCTCTATACCGGTGCCCGCAATGCCGACAACCTCTACCTGCATGAGGAGATAGCAGCGTTAGCGGCTGCCCATGACAACCTGCATTACCAGGTCAGCCTGCTTGAAACAGACACCCCCAGCGACGCGAAGACTATCGACCAGCTAATTGCCAGCCAGCATGATGCGTTAAATGGTTATCGTGTTTTTCTCTGTGGCTCGCCGCAGCGCGTCAACAAGCTGCGGAAGCTCTGCTTTTTGAAAGGAGCGAGCATGCAAGCGATCCAGTGCGATCTGTTTCAGCCCGCTGCTTAA
- a CDS encoding group I truncated hemoglobin: MGIFSSLFGKKEPKMEAETEVKLSLYERLGGEAAVDAAVDIFYRKVLMDDRISEYFDGIDMDAQAKKQKAFLTMVFGGPANYNGKDLRTAHAGMKGLSDIHVDAVVENLGATLKELGVPDSDIAEVAAIAESVRDDVLNR, encoded by the coding sequence ATGGGAATATTTTCTAGCCTGTTTGGCAAGAAGGAGCCAAAAATGGAAGCTGAAACCGAAGTAAAACTGAGTTTATATGAGCGTTTAGGTGGCGAAGCTGCCGTTGACGCTGCCGTTGATATTTTTTACCGCAAAGTGCTGATGGATGACCGCATCAGTGAGTATTTTGACGGTATCGATATGGATGCTCAGGCGAAAAAGCAAAAAGCATTTTTAACCATGGTTTTTGGTGGACCAGCGAACTACAACGGCAAAGATTTACGTACAGCTCACGCTGGTATGAAAGGTCTCAGCGACATCCATGTCGATGCCGTGGTTGAAAACCTGGGGGCAACACTAAAAGAGCTCGGCGTACCTGACAGCGATATTGCAGAAGTTGCGGCGATTGCTGAAAGTGTGCGCGATGACGTTCTCAATCGTTAA
- a CDS encoding c-type cytochrome has product MQTARYLIWLPALLVMGCQPSGPEPGQQVWEQTCAVCHLNGIAGAPPIGNQAAWAPRIAKGLDTLVGHAQNGFEGEEGTMPARGGNTSLTDTQVAEAVNYMISQSQ; this is encoded by the coding sequence ATGCAAACAGCCAGATATTTGATCTGGCTGCCAGCCCTGCTGGTTATGGGCTGTCAGCCATCGGGTCCGGAGCCGGGCCAGCAGGTATGGGAGCAAACCTGCGCCGTATGTCACCTAAATGGCATAGCAGGCGCGCCCCCTATAGGTAATCAAGCTGCGTGGGCACCGCGGATCGCCAAAGGGCTAGATACCCTGGTCGGCCACGCCCAAAACGGCTTTGAAGGAGAGGAAGGCACCATGCCTGCCCGCGGTGGCAATACGTCCCTGACCGACACTCAGGTGGCAGAGGCCGTTAACTATATGATTAGTCAATCTCAATAA
- a CDS encoding Tll0287-like domain-containing protein: MTTKLLAISATAAALMLSGCGEEKSAGISPQQFTDALHLVMDSDRAVYTKKVVGRLAKQEQVIKASEHFMDDKALPLPAQMFRFGAETVAGKTDKFSYSLQSLWPINSQNSPVTEAEKAGLQFIIDNPGQNYYGEETLGGVTYFTAVYPDVAVAPVCASCHNEHKDSPRTDFKVGDVMGGVVIRVPI; this comes from the coding sequence ATGACTACCAAACTACTCGCAATATCAGCAACTGCCGCAGCACTCATGCTGTCTGGTTGTGGTGAAGAGAAAAGCGCCGGCATTTCACCCCAGCAGTTTACCGATGCTCTGCATCTGGTGATGGATTCAGATCGTGCCGTATACACTAAAAAAGTAGTGGGCCGCCTCGCCAAGCAAGAGCAGGTGATTAAAGCCTCTGAACACTTTATGGATGACAAAGCACTACCGCTGCCCGCTCAGATGTTCCGATTTGGCGCAGAAACCGTGGCTGGCAAAACCGACAAGTTTAGCTATTCATTGCAATCACTTTGGCCCATCAACAGCCAGAATTCGCCTGTCACAGAAGCCGAAAAAGCGGGACTGCAGTTCATCATCGATAATCCCGGACAGAACTACTATGGCGAAGAGACACTGGGTGGGGTGACCTATTTCACTGCGGTATATCCAGATGTAGCAGTGGCGCCGGTATGCGCCAGTTGCCACAACGAACACAAAGATAGCCCTCGCACTGACTTTAAGGTGGGTGACGTCATGGGTGGTGTTGTGATCCGCGTACCTATTTAA
- a CDS encoding cytochrome c3 family protein — MAVKKLAWSSWIAMSIAAAAYLGYVMFASADKELLLIGEASHGHYQIELACSSCHGDGFSSEKDLQNACISCHGEELEVANDSHPVSKFTDPRNADRLEKLDARFCVTCHVEHQQERTGEMGVTLPGDFCYECHQDIAEERPTHQGMGFDTCASAGCHNYHDNKALYEDFLVKHAAAPWLEQGASLPLLSGDAKIAALAALDMQQATDDDATPEAHQSLAVTPPTPDFPQEWQVEGQLIADWHGSAHGNGQVNCAGCHQDSQENWIEQPGMAQCASCHEAQTTAFTQGKHGMRMDPRLNASLTPMQPNMARQPMQEDAGHLTLTCNSCHSPHQFNIQQAAVESCLGCHADEHSQSYEGSPHAQSWLAEQAGTAAEGTGVSCASCHLPRITIGDEVIANHNQNDNLRPNEKMLRSVCMSCHSLSFSLDALADPQLIKNNFNGQPAVHIESVDMAVGRLEK, encoded by the coding sequence ATGGCAGTAAAGAAGCTCGCTTGGAGTAGTTGGATAGCAATGAGCATTGCGGCCGCAGCCTATCTGGGCTACGTGATGTTCGCCAGTGCCGACAAAGAGCTGTTGCTGATAGGCGAAGCCAGCCATGGTCACTACCAAATCGAATTAGCCTGTAGCAGCTGCCATGGCGATGGCTTCAGCAGCGAAAAAGATCTGCAGAACGCCTGCATTAGCTGCCATGGCGAAGAGCTAGAAGTCGCCAATGACAGCCATCCGGTCAGCAAATTTACCGATCCACGCAACGCTGATCGGCTGGAGAAACTCGATGCCCGTTTCTGTGTCACCTGCCATGTCGAGCATCAACAAGAAAGAACCGGCGAGATGGGCGTTACGCTCCCCGGCGACTTCTGCTACGAGTGCCATCAGGATATTGCCGAAGAGCGACCAACTCACCAAGGGATGGGGTTTGATACCTGTGCCAGTGCTGGCTGCCACAACTATCACGACAACAAGGCTCTGTACGAAGATTTCTTAGTCAAACATGCAGCAGCACCCTGGCTAGAGCAAGGTGCTTCACTGCCTCTACTCAGCGGCGACGCGAAAATCGCAGCCCTCGCCGCTCTAGATATGCAACAAGCAACAGATGACGACGCTACGCCAGAGGCACACCAAAGCTTAGCTGTAACACCACCGACGCCGGACTTCCCTCAAGAATGGCAAGTAGAGGGGCAGTTGATCGCCGACTGGCACGGCAGCGCCCATGGCAACGGCCAGGTAAATTGCGCAGGCTGCCATCAGGACAGCCAGGAAAACTGGATTGAGCAACCCGGCATGGCGCAATGCGCGAGCTGCCATGAGGCGCAAACAACCGCTTTTACTCAGGGAAAACATGGCATGCGCATGGATCCAAGGTTAAACGCCTCGCTGACACCAATGCAGCCCAACATGGCCCGTCAGCCGATGCAAGAGGATGCAGGACACCTGACGCTGACCTGTAACAGCTGCCACTCTCCCCATCAGTTCAATATCCAGCAGGCCGCTGTTGAGTCCTGCTTAGGATGCCACGCAGACGAGCATAGCCAGAGCTATGAAGGATCTCCCCATGCTCAATCCTGGTTAGCAGAACAAGCCGGAACCGCAGCCGAGGGAACGGGCGTGAGCTGCGCCAGCTGCCATTTACCCAGAATTACCATCGGCGATGAAGTCATCGCCAACCATAACCAAAACGATAATTTGAGACCCAATGAAAAGATGCTCCGTTCAGTTTGCATGAGCTGCCATAGTTTGAGCTTCTCGCTCGATGCCTTGGCCGACCCGCAGCTGATTAAAAACAATTTCAACGGCCAACCAGCAGTTCATATCGAAAGCGTCGATATGGCTGTCGGCAGGCTTGAAAAATAA